The genomic segment TCCATAAACATGCCTCTCCCTTGGTCATCTCTTTGCGAAGCTTATTGGCAAAAGGTTGTAAGCGTTTGTTGTAGCTGCATAAATTATTTTTATCAGCTTCCATACCTCCCCCTGCACCCCCTCCAGAGGGGGACAACCAAATGTCCAAACTCCAGTCCCCCCTTTTCTAAAGGGGGGTAGGGGGGATTAGATAATCACGTGGAAAATCCCCCTGTATCCCCCTTTTGCAAAGGGGGACCTGAGTGACATGTTTTTGACTTTTTACGAATTCATCAAACCTCAGTTTCCAACAGCATCAGGGATTAAGGTTTACTACATTTGATGATTTGATTATATTTCAAGTTGTTTTGACTGATAAAAATGAATTTAGAACGAACCTGTCGGAATACTTTACAACTTTTTTTGTGCTCAGGTAATCTCTTCTTACCCTTCTCAATTTTTATGCTTTCCTGTTGAGTTTTAGCCAGTCAGGCATTAAAAAGGCAGGACCATTTTCGACCCTGCCTTCCTCTCTTAACACTATGATGCAAATTTACTTTTTTAATTTTCTGCTAATCCCTGCAACCCCAATCATCCCGAGGCCAAGGAGCAGCAAGGTGGTGGGTTCGGGCACTTGCGGAGTCTGCAAGGTAATGTCTTCCGACAAAAGTGCACCCTTTTTCCTGCCATCGTTATCAACATAACGGGCTTTGATGCTGGAATCCCCCTCGCCAGTGAACAGCGTACCGTTGTCCACTGTTATATCAAAAACAAACGAATAAACGGTCCCTCCTCCATTACCGGTTGTGATAGCGACACCTTTTCCACCATTGTAAGTGGACTCAGCGTAAGTGCAAACAAAGCCACTTCCACCATTAGAACATCCGCTGTTGTTAAGTCCGACTAACTCCAAATTCCAATTTGATTTCCCACCTGGAGCTGCATACAGAAAGACATTATCAATCGAGTCACTGACCTTAATCGCTACATCAGCAAGGTATGTGCCGCCACCAGTGTAGGTGCTTGTATCAATGTCGAGCGTGATACGATAAGTTTCGTGCAAGAGGTCCGAATCTGAAAGCGCGCTACCACTATAACTTAGCGTATACATTGCACCTTCGCAACTATTACCTGTACAAGGATAAGATCCCCCTATAGGATCTGCATAACTGACTCCTGAATAGAGCAAAAATGCTAACCCTACTAAAAGTGCCCATTTCTTTGTTATCATAGGTTATCTCCCTTAACCAGATTATCAATGTTGTTTCAGCTAAAGATACTCATACTCACTTCATTATATAAGCAAATTATATACCATAATGATAAGTATATGATTATATAGTACTTTTACTTACACGGATGTTTAAATATAATTCAAAATTGTAAAGAAGTCCGACAGTTAAAAGTAAAATAATCTGATATCTTAGCTATCTATTTGAAATACTTGATAATAAATATTTTATTAAACTGTAAATAATTCCGACACTCAGTTAGAGAATCCGACATATAAAATAATAGTGACTTTTATCAGAATTGAAAGCAATAAAATCACATGCTCCATATCGAGGTAATTTATCGAAAATACTTATGTATTGTCATAGCAATGCCCAATAGACTGTGGCGATTTTTACCCTCATAAGATTGTTTCGTTTCACTCG from the Deltaproteobacteria bacterium genome contains:
- a CDS encoding PEP-CTERM sorting domain-containing protein, with protein sequence MITKKWALLVGLAFLLYSGVSYADPIGGSYPCTGNSCEGAMYTLSYSGSALSDSDLLHETYRITLDIDTSTYTGGGTYLADVAIKVSDSIDNVFLYAAPGGKSNWNLELVGLNNSGCSNGGSGFVCTYAESTYNGGKGVAITTGNGGGTVYSFVFDITVDNGTLFTGEGDSSIKARYVDNDGRKKGALLSEDITLQTPQVPEPTTLLLLGLGMIGVAGISRKLKK